The following proteins come from a genomic window of Nitrospiria bacterium:
- a CDS encoding type I restriction-modification enzyme R subunit C-terminal domain-containing protein — protein MDPEDKARQEIDQSLTKAGWSVQDPDKVHLISSRGIAVRHFSLKKGFGEADYLLYLDGKAAGVVEAKKIGHTLTGVEVQSGKYSKGLPANLPAYTRPLPFLYESTGEETQFTNGLDPDPHSRPVFSFHKPETLITWLEDAGLGNVPSDMAAEVAPEYGKRGKTFHDRICLNMQELRKEGLWSAQITAIQNLEHSLKENRLRALIQMATGSGKTFTAINIAYRLIKFADAKRILFLVDRANLGKQTLKEFQQFVSPYNNFKFHEEFIVQPLTSNTLDQAARVCISTIQRLYSMLKGRPLTEEDDEQSLEGLEKVFKEPVPIEYNPAIPIETFDVIIIDECHRSIYNLWRQVVEYFDAYLIGLTATPDKQTFGFFRQNLVMEYNHEQAVADGVNVNYDVYSIKTEITQGGGTVEAGYYVDKRDRETRAVRWEQLDEPLTYGSNQLDRDVVAVDQIRKVIQTYRDKLFTEIFPGRTHVPKTLIFAKDDSHAEDIVKILREEFGKGNDFAQKITYRTTGKTSDELIAEFRNSYLPRIAVTVELIGTGTDIKPVEVVMFMRDVKSRNAFEQKKGRGVRVINSNDLQAVTPDAATKDHYIIIDAVGVCEGDKTDSRPMEKKPSVSFEKLLQAVSLGNTEPEILTSIASRLARMERTISQEDQSEIVRISGDLSIKDLSRSLVDAVNPDRHLEKAQIDNDTKEPSEQQIQQAAEKLIQEAVKPLYSPDLRNCLIEIKKKAEQTIDHVSQDQVIEAGFDATALERARGIVGSFKKFIKDNKDEITAIQILYSKPYKQRLTFEAVKELADAIEKPPYLWNESQLWNAYAALEQSKVRGAGKKRILTDLVSLVRFAMHQDNELIPFPERVNANFNTWLAQTIRHSRERGNPEPFTPEQIKWLEMIRDHIAANLSIGTDDFDFAPFMQQGGIGRAHQVFGKDYQRVIEELNETLAA, from the coding sequence TCACGAAAGCCGGCTGGTCCGTTCAGGACCCGGATAAGGTCCATTTGATCTCCTCCCGTGGGATAGCGGTTCGCCATTTTTCATTGAAAAAAGGATTCGGCGAAGCGGATTATCTCCTCTACCTGGATGGAAAGGCGGCCGGGGTGGTGGAGGCGAAAAAGATCGGACATACGCTCACGGGTGTAGAGGTTCAATCCGGAAAATATAGCAAAGGTCTTCCTGCAAACCTCCCCGCCTATACCCGCCCCCTTCCTTTCTTATACGAAAGCACCGGAGAAGAAACCCAATTTACCAATGGCCTGGACCCTGATCCACACTCTCGCCCAGTATTTTCCTTTCACAAACCTGAAACCCTGATCACATGGCTTGAGGATGCTGGATTGGGTAACGTCCCCAGCGACATGGCTGCAGAGGTGGCCCCTGAGTATGGAAAACGTGGAAAAACCTTCCATGATCGTATTTGCCTCAATATGCAGGAACTGAGGAAGGAAGGGCTTTGGTCCGCCCAGATTACAGCCATCCAAAATCTTGAACACTCTCTCAAAGAAAACCGTCTCCGCGCTTTGATTCAAATGGCCACAGGGTCCGGAAAAACCTTTACTGCCATCAATATTGCCTATCGCTTGATTAAATTCGCCGATGCAAAACGGATCTTGTTTTTGGTTGATCGGGCCAATCTGGGAAAGCAGACCCTCAAGGAGTTCCAGCAATTTGTCTCCCCTTACAACAACTTTAAATTCCATGAAGAATTCATCGTCCAACCTTTAACGAGCAACACTTTGGACCAGGCGGCAAGAGTTTGCATCAGCACCATCCAACGCCTCTATTCCATGTTGAAAGGCCGGCCTTTAACCGAAGAGGACGATGAACAATCGCTGGAGGGCTTGGAAAAAGTCTTTAAAGAACCGGTTCCCATTGAATATAATCCTGCCATTCCCATCGAAACATTCGACGTCATCATCATCGATGAATGCCACCGGTCCATTTACAACCTTTGGCGACAGGTTGTGGAATATTTCGATGCCTATCTCATCGGCCTGACCGCCACGCCGGATAAACAAACCTTCGGGTTTTTCCGTCAAAACCTGGTCATGGAGTATAACCATGAACAGGCGGTGGCCGATGGGGTAAACGTCAATTACGATGTCTATAGTATCAAAACGGAGATCACACAAGGTGGCGGAACCGTCGAGGCAGGATATTATGTGGACAAGCGCGATCGGGAAACCCGTGCCGTTCGCTGGGAACAACTGGATGAGCCCCTAACTTATGGCTCCAACCAATTGGACCGTGACGTCGTGGCCGTGGACCAAATCCGAAAGGTGATTCAAACCTACCGGGACAAGCTCTTCACGGAGATCTTCCCCGGCCGCACACATGTTCCCAAAACCCTCATCTTTGCCAAAGATGACAGCCATGCCGAAGACATCGTAAAGATTTTACGCGAGGAGTTCGGCAAAGGAAATGATTTTGCACAGAAGATCACCTACCGGACGACGGGAAAAACCTCCGATGAGCTGATTGCGGAATTTCGTAACAGCTATCTTCCCCGGATTGCCGTAACCGTAGAATTGATCGGTACCGGAACAGACATCAAGCCGGTTGAAGTCGTAATGTTCATGCGTGATGTAAAATCGAGGAACGCCTTTGAGCAGAAAAAGGGCCGAGGCGTTCGTGTGATTAACAGTAACGATTTGCAAGCGGTCACACCGGATGCGGCTACAAAAGATCATTATATTATCATTGACGCAGTAGGTGTATGTGAGGGGGATAAAACCGATTCCCGTCCCATGGAGAAAAAACCCTCCGTTTCATTTGAAAAACTTCTTCAGGCGGTCAGCTTGGGAAATACCGAACCGGAAATTCTTACGAGTATTGCAAGCCGTCTCGCCCGCATGGAGCGAACCATCAGCCAGGAGGACCAATCGGAAATCGTCAGAATTTCAGGCGACCTAAGTATTAAAGATCTTTCCAGGTCTCTTGTGGATGCCGTAAATCCGGACCGGCATTTGGAAAAAGCCCAAATTGATAACGATACGAAAGAACCCAGTGAACAACAAATCCAACAGGCCGCTGAAAAATTGATCCAGGAAGCCGTCAAGCCCCTCTATAGCCCGGATCTTCGAAACTGCTTAATAGAAATCAAAAAGAAAGCCGAGCAAACCATCGATCATGTAAGCCAGGATCAGGTCATCGAAGCGGGATTCGATGCCACCGCTTTGGAGCGGGCAAGAGGCATCGTCGGGTCCTTCAAGAAATTTATCAAAGACAATAAAGACGAAATCACGGCGATACAAATTCTCTACTCCAAACCCTACAAACAGCGCCTTACCTTCGAAGCCGTCAAAGAACTGGCCGATGCCATCGAAAAACCCCCTTATCTTTGGAACGAATCACAACTCTGGAACGCCTATGCGGCTTTGGAACAATCCAAAGTCCGGGGAGCAGGCAAAAAAAGGATTTTAACGGACTTGGTATCCCTCGTTCGGTTTGCAATGCATCAAGATAATGAACTGATTCCATTTCCCGAGCGTGTGAATGCCAACTTTAACACCTGGCTGGCACAAACGATTCGTCATTCCCGCGAAAGAGGGAATCCAGAGCCTTTCACCCCAGAACAGATCAAATGGCTCGAAATGATCCGTGACCACATCGCCGCGAACCTCAGCATCGGAACCGATGATTTCGACTTCGCGCCCTTCATGCAGCAAGGGGGAATTGGCAGAGCGCATCAAGTATTTGGGAAGGATTATCAAAGAGTGATCGAGGAACTGAACGAGACGTTAGCAGCATGA
- a CDS encoding transposase — protein sequence MRYNPEIHHRRSIRIKEYDYSQPGSYFITLCTQNRECWFGDVTDGKMRLNAYGQIVAECWQWLSEQYAHANMDEWIVMPNHLHGIIAITADGRGGSRTAPTGPVKQKPLGRLIGAFKTVSTKRINQMRASAGVPVWQRNYYEHIIRNEEDLNKIRQYILENPMKWAEDTENPNTVGV from the coding sequence ATGAGATATAATCCTGAAATCCATCATCGTCGTTCTATTCGAATCAAGGAATATGACTATTCACAGCCGGGTTCCTATTTTATAACGCTGTGCACACAGAACAGAGAATGTTGGTTCGGTGATGTGACGGACGGGAAAATGCGGTTGAACGCCTATGGTCAAATCGTTGCGGAATGTTGGCAATGGTTGTCCGAACAATACGCGCATGCGAATATGGATGAATGGATCGTGATGCCTAACCATTTGCATGGGATCATCGCCATCACCGCCGACGGTAGGGGCGGTTCGCGAACCGCCCCTACGGGTCCGGTCAAACAAAAACCCTTGGGCCGTTTAATCGGGGCATTCAAAACCGTTTCGACCAAACGAATCAATCAAATGCGTGCCTCTGCGGGTGTTCCGGTTTGGCAACGAAATTATTACGAACACATCATCCGTAACGAGGAGGATCTCAACAAAATCCGTCAATACATTCTCGAAAATCCCATGAAATGGGCCGAGGACACCGAGAATCCGAATACGGTAGGGGTTTGA